The Megalops cyprinoides isolate fMegCyp1 chromosome 22, fMegCyp1.pri, whole genome shotgun sequence genome contains a region encoding:
- the tmem144a gene encoding transmembrane protein 144a, with protein sequence MLLTNIQGVALILATLFCVFECHGDVEKINQGVRLETSSQTEFGTVSVRAGANSTNSTELTYGFVSCIVSVLFFGSNFVPVKKIDTGDGMFFQWVLCAAIWTVSLVVNIILHCPTFWPLAMLGGAIWATGNITVVPILKTIGLSLGILIWGSFNLLMGWASSRFGWFGIDPEEVAKPVLNYCGAGLCLLSAIIFFFVKTDIQRSQSAEETPLLIDSRINSEGLASSDESWVDTLNPKTKRLIGSGLAVIAGLLYGSSFVPVLHIKNHAARNDSAFAGASQFDLDYVFAQFSGIFLTSTVYFLIYCAVMKNKPKVYSKAILPGFASGIMWGIATCCWFLANNYLSAVVSFPIITAGPGLIAAVWGVLVFKEVKGLRNGFVLVLAFCIVLSGALLTAFSKM encoded by the exons ATGTTGCTCACAAACATTCAGGGCGTTGCTTTGATCCTCGCgactttgttttgtgtgttcgAATGCCACGGTGATGTGGAGAAAATCAATCAAG GTGTACGACTTGAAACCTCTTCCCAAACAGAGTTTGGAACTGTCAGCGTCCGAGCTGGGGCTAATTCGACAAATTCTACCGAGTTGACATACGGTTTTGTGTCGTGCATTGTGTCCGTCCTGTTTTTCGGGAGCAACTTTGTCCCAGTAAAGAAAATTGACACTGGCGATG GGATGTTTTTCCAGTGGGTGTTGTGTGCTGCTATATGGACCGTGTCCTTAGTGGTGAACATCATACTTCATTGTCCCACATTTTGGCCGCTGGCAATGTTAGGGGGTGCTATCTGGGCCACAG GTAATATTACAGTGGTGCCTATACTGAAAACCATAGGCCTCAGCCTCGGAATTCTAATCTGGGGGTCCTTTAATCTTCTGATGGGTTGGGCGAGTTCAAG GTTTGGCTGGTTCGGCATTGACCCTGAAGAAGTAGCTAAGCCTGTGCTGAACTACTGTGGTGCTGGACTGTGTCTGTTAAG tgccatcatatttttctttgtcaaaACTGATATTCAGAGATCACAATCTGCAGAAGAGACGCCTTTGCTGATAGACAGT AGAATTAATTCAGAAGGGCTGGCTTCCTCAGATGAGTCATGGGTAGACACACTCAATCCAAAGACCAAGCGTctcat aGGCTCAGGTCTTGCTGTCATTGCGGGCCTGCTGTACGGCTCCTCCTTTGTGCCTGTGCTCCATATTAAAAACCACGCCGCGCGGAACGACAGCGCGTTCGCCGGGGCCAGTCAGTTCG ATCTGGACTATGTCTTTGCTCAGTTCAGTGGAATTTTCCTTACCAGCACAGTTTATTTTCTGATCTACTGTGcagtcatgaaaaataaaccaaaagtATACTCTAAAGCCATCCTACCAG GTTTTGCCTCTGGGATAATGTGGGGAATAGCTACCTGCTGCTGGTTCCTAGCCAACAACTACCTGAGTGCAGTGGTCAGCTTCCCCATCATCACAGCT GGCCCTGGCCTAATTGCTGCTGTCTGGGGAGTCTTAGTTTTCAAGGAGGTAAAA GGTTTACGAAATGGCTTTGTCCTGGTACTGGCCTTCTGCATTGTTCTCAGCGGGGCGCTTCTGACTGCATTCTCCAAGATGTGA